A window of Centroberyx gerrardi isolate f3 chromosome 19, fCenGer3.hap1.cur.20231027, whole genome shotgun sequence genomic DNA:
TTTAGTGAGATAGTTTGTTCTTGTGTCCCAAAGTCATGAGCCAAAGATTATGTGAATGGCCTTGTCTCATAAGAGATGCAGAACATTGTAATGTGCTCCCAAGGTGTGTACATTTATTAACACCGACAGATAAATGACAACTGTTTTCCGTGACACTAAGTACTCCAGGAGATGCAGAAAACACTTGTCATTTGTCTGATTAAGAGCAGTACACTCAAAATGTCACCTCTGTATCAGTGTTACTAAATTTACACACATGATTGGAGCACATGATTACAGTGTGTGgactctctttcattcttcatGCTTCGGATTTGGCTCAGCACCTGTTGTTGAAAACTAGGATGTGcttatttttgttcttttctgcAAAAGAGATGCCCAATATTATGTACAGCGTTTCTAGGACATCACCCCTAATTTATGGActgcataaatacatacagcatgttacaGTGCATAGTCATGTGACCTGCCACAATCAAGTGTGGTATCTGGCAGTGTGgcagttttacatttttcaaaaacccCAAGCACTTAGGAAGTCCATCAAAATCACTGCTGTCTTTGCCTTTTAGTAAATATTCTTGCTTTTCAAATCTGCAGATGTGCTTAAGTACTTCGCTACACTCAATACACCTGTTAATTTGTCACATCCACCTATTAATCAAGTGGAGAGAGCGGTCTGTTGCAATGTGGAGATGTGACAGGCAACGTTTTTAAGCTCAAAATCAGCTGTCTTATGCTATGAGTTATACATCTTGGTCTGCTGGATAAAAAAAGCAAGAAATGCTACTGCAATAACACTGATAGGTTATAATGGATCAAGTGAGCATGGAGTGAGCATAGAGTGTGTCTGAAGATACAACAAAGCACCACACTTAATCATGAAGGCCACTTTTAATCATGAAGAGACACTTGACTAAGGAGTACATCCTCATATTCCCAATGCCATTTTTGAGATCTGCTTCTTAAGGTTGAATAGTCTGAGATCACATTATTGTATGTCCACACTTGGAACGAAAATTGTTCTTATGTATCTCCTGTGGCTGTATCTATTTTAATCTGTGTCTATATTACTTTTTCCCACactccctctcccatctcttAACATTTCTTGTATTCACATTGCAGCTGGATTGCGTCCAGAATATGTAGAATTATGATTACAAGGTCTGACCACAtccatatctggttttgaagatccaATTGCAATGTGAGTAAAATCACAGTTTTGTGTGTCCAGGTCTGGCACTGAATATGTTCTTGTGAGAGATGATAGAGGATGCGCTGGAATGAGAAGTTTAACAACCATAGTGAAAGTGTCTTTACACTGGGCCGGTAGGTTGTGTACCTGGGAGTTATAGGAGCCATAGTTGCGCGGCTCGGTGGGCGTTGTCCTGCTGGGTGGGGTCTGTGCAGGAGCAGATGGAGCGGAGGGAGAGGTGGCTTCATATGGTGGTGGAGGCTAGAAAATATTTAGGAAACATAATTATCAATGACAGAAACCATACACCAGTATGTTGTCATAGGGCACAACAAGTGAGTCACCCTCGCCTTTGTTTGGGAGCAGAGCGGTGCATCATAACATCTGTATGGTCTTTACTTTTGCTGGACATTTTAAAACATATGAACAAGACACAGAAAGGGCCTTGTTTCCACTGTATTCCTTGGTGTAACGAAGTACAATGGCAGATCAAATCATCGTACTCTGTCCCTCAAGATGAAACCAAGCCCAGGCATAATAACACTATGTGAGACTGTTCAGTATAATAACACCATTTCAGTTATCAGCAATTATCCTTGGCCTCAGCGATGAAGCACAAATATTTCTTACCCCAGTTTTATTGTCAAAAGGATTGTAAAGGTCCAGTGTGGCATATCCTGTGTTGCTGCTATGTTGAGTCACAGCAGGGTCCTAGCAGGCAAATCAAACAAAGGATTATTTCATCAGTACAGTAATCTGTTTGACATGGCTTGCGAGAACATAAGCCTTATTTAACAATTGTTGTGTAGATTTTTAGTAAGGGCTGCAACTGGGCAAAGATTAAGTAGGGCAGGCCAGCCACACCACATCACATGAGCAACAACACGCCTGCTCTTACATACCAACATCAATGCCTTTCATCCATCAAACAGACAGAATACACTGACATTATGCTAGCTTTCCATTACAAATCACCTGGAAAGGGTTGTGGTCGTCCATTGGCTCCGGAAAGCTTGTGTACTTTGACATCTCGATGGAGAGGGCTTATCGGCCTGTCTCTGTTGTTCgagaaatgaaaaacactcaGCAGGTTACGGTTAACGTCAAGCTAACGTTACTCACGGAGGCAACGGACACCAGCCGTTCAAATTCTCCGTTTTTTTCCTAAACGGAGAGGCGGACTGTCGGTGTTGGCTTATCCAGTCAGCTAGCTATCCGTCCCTCTTCGGCTTATCATTGCTCCAGTCGATAGTGCTGGCTCATAGCGACGaggtaagctagctaacgttagacACTAGACGCAGTTTTAGCTTGCTACGGTTAGCATACTCCGTAGTCAAAATAACCATCCGCCGAGCCTGTCTCATGTGACAGCTACTGTCCACAACAAATCTGATCAACTGAACACGAGTTCACGTTACAGGCCTAATCACTCGTCGCATTCCCTTTCCTGGCGTTTTTCCTCCCACTCCTGATTGTCAGATTCTGGTTTGCTAGATTTGCTCACCAGAATTTTGGCGATTCAAACCGAAAGCGCAGATCCGTTAGTCCAAAAAAAATATACAGCGGTCCAGGAAGTAACCAGCTACCGAACGCCACGGTCATGTGactgctgcggcagagaaacaCGTGGAAGCTGAAGGGGGCGTGGCGACTCGTGTTTGTTTCTTGCTAAAAATACATGGTGAATTTTCCCTTTGCTGTTTGTTACATGCTGGACCAGTTTGATGTTGACCGTGCTTTAGAGGCCCTGGTAGGCACGAGGCAAAGCGGGGTGAAACCATTTGAACTTCTGTAAAGCATTGTCTGTCGTGTTAATGCCATTATAACAAATATTATAAATAGTAATGAATAAATTGTATTGACAAACGATAGCCTGTTGAACACTAGCTAAAGAACGCGATtgcaaacataacataaaaatacatgtgtTGCAAAGCGACACTTAAGCGGTCACAGGTGTTTGTTTCTCAGACATTCAGAACTGAGGACCAGAAATATCGGTTTAATTATTAGCTCATTCCAGTGATTCCAgttgacacacatacactgaatgtacaaaataggACACTTACTCttcactgatgaggtgaatctaGATAAGAGCCATGATCGAATATTGATTTCTGTTATTAAATGTATACCAACCACAAGGAGAAGAGTAGATAAGCAGACCAGTGAGGTTACTGAGAACACACAGTCTGGAGGAGGCCCAGTAGTCCCGCTGCTTGCTCAGGCAGCACTGTGTGCCTGTCACTGTTTCAAAACCTGGAAAAGCCATCACTGCCTGTGAACCGACTTTTGTtaataaaaaatcaataatacttTGCTGCTGTCTGGTAaaaaccttttatttattttacttgggATGAAATTCTATATAGTCATTTAGTTTCCCATGGGTGCATGCACCGTTTAATCTGAGTCAGTTTGAGCAGGCGGACAGGCAATTTCTCAGCACAATGTCAATATTCACACCTAATCCCCTTGTACAGTCCCCTTGTACAGTCCCATCAGtcccatatttatttattttttttgttttgtttaataattgatgattaatctcttgttacatgctttggtaatattgtttgtttgtgaactgtcatgccaataaagcaccttgaattgaattgaaggatttttaatctttgagacaagatGTGGATTGCGCAACTTGAGCTGCaactcaacatcaggaagatgtccctaatatttttcACCCTCAGTGTATGCTTTTTATCTCCTGATAAAAATAACAGAGGCTATACACACTTTGTTTCACTGTCCCCTATGCTGTTACTCATCATTGGACCAGTTTGGTGAATGACCATGATTGGAAATTATTTGGAATTTGCCCTATAAACACGTTGATTAAAAAGTAAGTGAAGCCTCTTCCCAAATATAGCTATTACCCTACATTATCTTGTTATGTTAAAAGGGATATCTGTGTAAATTGTTATTTttgtgacatactgtatgtccttaATCTGCTTCGTTTATTCTATTAATCCCATATCCATAAATCTAAATTGAGTTATTCCAAATCTTAATGctatctgaaaacaaaaccaaacaatataaacacaaatttCTCCCCTAAAAATAAGACAGCTGTCAAGACAGTGAATTCATGTATTTGATTTGACATATTTTATAAATGCCTCTTTCCCCTGGTTCTGCGTTTATTTGACTGTTGGTACTTTTTAAGACGTTGTGCTGtaataagaataaaaaggcagaaTACTGTATTTATTGTCATTACCACTCCTTCCAGTAGGTGTCACTGATGTGCCTCGAAAGAtcaagtgtatgtgtgcgtgtgtgtttgtgtgtgtgcgtgtgtgtgtgagtgtgacctATCACATTCCCATAGGCGTCTGAATTACACTTTGGGTTGGGGCAAAAATTCTGTCATAGAActggtgtgtgagtgagtttatgagtgtgtgtgtgtgtgtgtgtgtgtgtgtgtgtgtgtgtgtgtgtgtgtgcatgatttaACCAGATCCCTATGTTTTTTGCTATGGCTCCTTGTGCTGCACTTGCATGTTAACAGCACACttttgtcaggtgaaaaccagAATCTCcagaatgtcaacttttcagcaaCAACGAAAAACAGACTTGTTTTCAGCTTCATGCATTTTCCAGTTCATccaatgagttttgaaaggttttcataagcccaagaatCGTAGAACTTTCTCGATCCATAGAGGACGATGTAATCCCTTGATTTAAGTTAATACATAAAAGTCACCAAAAGTGgatttacaaggttttcacctggcaATAATGAGCAGTAAACTTCTGAATGCTCCTCATACTTTTCCCATGGGTGCGTGCACCGTTTAATCTGAGTCAGTTTGAGCTGGCGGACAGGCAACTTCTCAGCACAATGTCAATATTCACACCTAATCCCCTTGTACAGTCCCATTAGTTCTGTTTCAATCTCTTGCCCTTCACGTCACGAGGGGTCACATGGGTGACTGAGGGGCAGTCATATGACAGCATTATAAACACATAGGccccccctctcacacacacacacacatgcacacacacgtgcacacacacggtCTAATAAATGCACAGTAGACCCTTCTCCCCATCATTTATGAGCAGAGTTGTTTACATAGCATGGCCATGTTGACTCTATTTGTGTTTACTTTTATGCCCTTGTGTAGCAGCATCTGTGTTTGTCAGCTGCCTGTGAGTCATCATTTCCGATAATGGCTCTCTGTTATGATTGGTCCAGATGGCGCCAAGTCAAAAGTTGGAGTTGGGTGACTCCCGATCCTAAAACCACAGCATTCCACAGCCAATCAAGCGATGCAAGGCTCCATGACATCACTGCCTGTGGAATGAACTGGCATAACAGTTGTGTGTGGAAAGTGACCTGGGTAACAAGGAGGGGCTGGGTGGTTTAAACTGCTCCTATGAGGATAACAATCATTAGTCAAACTGGGTGTTTAATCAGAATCAGGCGTtttatgtacatgcatgtgtgtgtgtgtgtgtgtcatgcatgCTCATTTTTTATTGAGCAAATTGCAAGGAACTTTCCATTCACCCCAGAGTGCCGTTACAGTACTGTGGTTTTGTTGAGTAACATGGGCTTCACTGAAGCCACTGAAAACATACTTTGTCCCTGTGAGACATAAAAAAATGCACGATAATTGATGTTGTTTAACCCACACATACTTGATCACTcacataatctctctctctccctctctttctctctctccctcacacacactcacacacacacacagacacactcacatttaCCCAGTGAGGTTACTGAGAACACACAGTCTGGAGGAGGCCCAGTAGTCCCGCTGCTTGCTCAGCACTGTGTGTATAAACTGGGAAGAACTTCAGAGGAGTGCCTGTCTGCTCACCGTTTCAAAACCTGGAAAAGCCATCACCGCCTGTGAACCGTGTTGCTCTCCTCAGGAAGTGCCTGAGAGACCCTGAAGGACCATATTTCACAGCAAGGTGAAGTCTGCCCTGGACTGAATCTCGGAGTAAAGTCTTGGGTGAATAGAGCATGGGCTAGGGGGATTCTGAGTTCTGCTAAATCCATCATTTTTAGATGACGGCCCTGTCTCTTTGTATTTCAAgtttgtttgtatattttgCTTGCGCCCATCAACTTGAAAAGTGGGTTTGGAGAGGGAGCAGCTGGAAGTCTCCCCGCACAACTTAAGTGAAAGCCACTTAACACTTTGTAACTGGGTGCAAAGCCAGAGAAGAAGGGGTGGGGGACTTTTCATTGAGCTCATAAGTAGGTACAGCTGGGAAAGGGAGCGGGGGGAATAGTGCTTCTCCtgattttatgaaattattttcttgtggcgaacctctctctctttctctcactctttcctcaCCACTCCCTGTTTCCCCCTTGTCTTTGCCAAATGTCTCTCAAGGTGGCGTTTACGAAATATGGATCGTCTTTGGGAGTTTTCAGACTAATTGGGCGCGTTTGTGTGCTGTGGTGAAAGAGAGCACACAGAGGACAAAACGCAGTGGATGAGAATGGATGAGGGACGGAGAGGAAAGGGTGTGGACTAATCAGGAGAGCATGAGTGGCAGATAATGATGTAAAGCAATacgcagagagaagacaggggAATAGGAGGAGGCAGCGTAGAGAATACTTCTTTGAGAGGGAACATACATTTTGGCTTCTCAAAAAAAACACTGACGCATGATAAATTCATATAAAACTGTGTGTATtaacaatttgaaaaaaaaggaTTTAGATACTGTAATAAAGTTTTACAAACAAGGAATGTATGACATCTTTATGTAGTACATAAAGAGTAAAATCACTTTTTGGTGATAGAGCAATGCGATCTACAATATAACAAGCAGCTACCAATATCCACTCATGTAAACTGATGCCTTTCTCAACAGCGCACTGTTTGACAAGATCTGACCAAACTCTGACCGCCTGGAAGtatgaagaagaaaacaaagggGAGTAAATGTAAACCATGCATGAAGCACAAAACTGAAGTGCTGTGTGACCGTCTGGAAggctcctcattctctctcataaACTCTGGTGCACACAACATCCCCGGCACTCATTGTCTGAAAGAAAACAGCgacaaaagacaaaatttaAAGCCTTTTTAGCACCATAAAGCTCGGACAATAAGCATTGTCATCTACGTTTTAGGGTCTTATTTAATCTGAAATACAAATGCACTCTCCAAAGCCTCCAAAGTCCTGTCTAGgtgctgtaaaacaaaataatcacCAGTATCAGTTCTCCGTCGTTGGTCAGTTCCCGGGTCCAGGCTGTCTTGGGTCCCTCGCCCTTCTGTAAAGTCTGTTCGCAGCTGATCTTGTTGGCTGTCTCCCACTTAGGAAAACTCTGCAGGGATTCACACAAGAAGAGATTGACCGTGTATGTGAATGACAGACATCGGTGAAGTGTACTGGACATTATGGGGCTTAGCAAAGCTTGGGGTTTCGTGATAGCTGCAGCTCAGTGGGCCGATCTCTGCATGTTACAACATTTTATAGTCTGTCAGAAGCCATGTCCTTCACCACTCACTCAGCATCAAGAAATGAAGAACAGATCCCTGCATTATCACCAAGAACGACTCTCGAGTTGCACTGAAATGGTTTCCATATGTCTCTTCTACGCAGAACTCTGGCAAGCTATGCTGTCCCTGGCCAAGTGGTCTGCTGGTATGCATGTGTTAATATTATATAGGAATGTTATATGAGAGGTGCCACGGGGAAGCGATGTGTACCGTGCAGGGGCGTCCGTCCACCGTGGACTCGCTGAAGGACTGGCCCACGGTGAAAGAGACATGGGTGGTGCGGACGCTGGTGGACGTCTGGATGGACAGAGTCTCTCCCTGCTGGGTGATATCCACTGCCGGGCTGGAGGCCGCCGCCACCGCCATCTTCCTCAGGAACACGTTCACTCCTGACCACAGGGGAGTAAAACACAATCAGGATGAACAC
This region includes:
- the crabp2b gene encoding cellular retinoic acid-binding protein 2b, with product MENKITDFSGKWKMKSSEKFEELLKALGVNVFLRKMAVAAASSPAVDITQQGETLSIQTSTSVRTTHVSFTVGQSFSESTVDGRPCTSFPKWETANKISCEQTLQKGEGPKTAWTRELTNDGELILTMSAGDVVCTRVYERE